In one Candidatus Peribacter riflensis genomic region, the following are encoded:
- a CDS encoding ABC transporter produces MADAITVKNLKRTFRHYEKKPGLLPTIKSVLWREWSDAHAVDGISFAIPEGSFVGFLGPNGAGKTTTLKMLSGILSPTAGSCKVLGFTPFERKRAFKKQIGFVMGQKSQLIWDLPPTDTFVLHRDLYEIPRNQWNETLDTLTKLLRVEHVLGTPVRQLSLGERMKCELIASLLHKPKVLFLDEPTIGLDVISQVHLWEFLGTYQAKEKMTVLLTSHYVHDIANLCENVIILNRGKKVFDGSFESLVNRLEPERCGIIRFHKDQLEKGQTEKIAEMVKNKHLEQVDPRTYRIAVPREELSAATQWMLRSFPIEELRMEEVDLTEVIEKAFAMESRA; encoded by the coding sequence ATGGCCGATGCGATCACCGTCAAGAATCTCAAGCGCACGTTCCGGCACTACGAAAAGAAACCGGGCCTCCTCCCGACGATCAAGAGCGTGCTCTGGCGTGAGTGGAGTGATGCGCATGCCGTAGACGGCATCAGCTTTGCTATTCCGGAAGGAAGCTTTGTGGGATTTCTGGGACCCAACGGTGCCGGCAAGACGACCACTCTCAAGATGCTCTCGGGCATCCTCAGCCCCACCGCAGGCTCCTGCAAGGTGCTGGGCTTCACGCCTTTTGAGCGCAAGCGCGCCTTCAAGAAGCAGATCGGCTTTGTGATGGGTCAGAAGAGCCAGCTCATCTGGGATCTGCCGCCCACCGATACCTTCGTGCTCCACCGCGATCTGTACGAGATTCCGCGCAATCAATGGAATGAGACGCTGGATACGCTCACAAAGCTCCTCAGGGTCGAACACGTGCTCGGTACCCCCGTGCGTCAGCTCTCGCTGGGCGAGCGCATGAAATGTGAGCTCATTGCTTCGCTCCTGCACAAGCCCAAAGTGCTCTTTCTGGATGAGCCCACCATCGGCTTAGACGTGATCTCACAGGTGCACCTGTGGGAGTTCCTCGGCACGTACCAGGCGAAAGAGAAGATGACGGTGCTCTTGACCTCCCACTACGTGCACGACATCGCGAACCTGTGCGAGAACGTGATCATCCTCAACAGGGGCAAGAAGGTCTTCGACGGTTCCTTCGAATCGCTCGTCAATCGTCTGGAGCCGGAACGCTGCGGCATCATCCGCTTCCACAAAGATCAGCTCGAAAAGGGCCAGACCGAAAAGATTGCAGAGATGGTGAAGAACAAGCACCTGGAACAGGTGGACCCCCGCACCTACCGCATCGCCGTGCCGCGTGAGGAGCTCTCTGCCGCCACCCAGTGGATGCTCAGAAGCTTCCCCATCGAGGAACTGCGTATGGAAGAAGTGGACCTGACGGAGGTGATCGAGAAGGCGTTTGCGATGGAGTCACGGGCATAG
- a CDS encoding GTP pyrophosphokinase — protein MGRFLAFRDAIAFARRAHDGQKRADGRVFVSHPLAVLQFLLTAGTDLPHEAYVAGLLHDAAEDGQATIAGIRAAFGADVADAVEALTRAERPKRLSERAHEESYLARIVEVNGRLPYVLLIKMADRLHNLETSQYLAPARREALLSETATLYLPLFAREEARQTRHADAYRLLLTMLEESVARLMEEAH, from the coding sequence ATGGGACGCTTCTTAGCCTTCCGGGATGCCATCGCCTTCGCCCGCCGCGCACACGACGGGCAAAAGAGGGCGGATGGGCGTGTGTTCGTCTCGCACCCGCTCGCCGTGCTGCAGTTTCTGCTCACGGCCGGCACCGACCTGCCGCACGAGGCATACGTGGCGGGGCTGCTCCATGACGCGGCGGAGGATGGCCAGGCCACGATCGCCGGGATCCGGGCCGCCTTCGGCGCGGATGTCGCCGATGCCGTCGAGGCCCTCACGCGCGCAGAACGGCCCAAGAGGCTCAGTGAGCGCGCCCACGAAGAGTCCTACCTCGCCCGGATCGTCGAGGTGAACGGGCGTCTGCCGTACGTGCTCCTCATCAAGATGGCCGACCGGCTGCACAATCTCGAAACGTCGCAGTACCTCGCCCCCGCGCGCCGCGAAGCCCTGCTCAGCGAAACCGCCACGCTCTACCTGCCGCTCTTTGCGCGCGAGGAGGCGCGGCAAACCCGGCATGCCGATGCCTACCGTCTGCTCCTCACGATGCTCGAAGAAAGCGTTGCACGCCTGATGGAAGAGGCCCACTAG
- a CDS encoding deoxyhypusine synthase — protein MPKPISSFMEENFKHFNAFTTLRAARAWVDHEKKGGKMFLAMAGAMSTAEIGISLAEMIREDKIHAISCSAANLEEDIFNLIAHNEYEMVPDYDNLTPDDEEALRDRGMNRVTDVCIPENVMRKVENKLIEYWAEAAKKEEHHFPYEYLFRLFDEGFLNNINQVPFAHSWMAAAWEKKIPIYSPGWEDSTLGNIFAARVMDGTIRSHAAIRHGTEQFAHLMQWYQEISKKSSVGFFQIGGGTAGDFALCCVPCILLDLGKECPHWAYYAQITDSTTSYGSYSGCTPKEKITWHKVTKNTPSFVINSDATIVAPLIFSYVLGK, from the coding sequence ATGCCGAAGCCAATCTCCTCATTTATGGAAGAAAACTTCAAGCACTTCAACGCGTTTACAACGCTGCGGGCTGCGCGGGCATGGGTAGACCATGAAAAGAAAGGAGGGAAAATGTTCCTTGCTATGGCAGGAGCAATGAGTACGGCCGAAATCGGCATTTCACTTGCAGAAATGATCCGGGAAGACAAGATTCATGCTATTTCCTGCTCAGCTGCAAATCTGGAAGAGGACATCTTCAACCTTATCGCTCATAACGAGTATGAAATGGTTCCAGATTATGACAATCTCACGCCCGATGATGAGGAGGCCTTGCGCGACCGTGGCATGAATCGCGTCACTGATGTATGTATTCCAGAAAATGTCATGCGAAAAGTAGAAAACAAACTTATTGAATACTGGGCAGAAGCTGCAAAAAAAGAAGAACACCACTTCCCGTACGAGTATCTCTTCCGGCTGTTTGATGAGGGATTTCTAAATAACATTAATCAGGTACCTTTTGCGCATTCTTGGATGGCTGCGGCATGGGAAAAGAAAATTCCGATCTACTCCCCTGGTTGGGAAGATTCAACTTTGGGCAACATTTTTGCTGCTCGTGTAATGGATGGAACTATCCGAAGCCATGCTGCAATCAGACACGGCACAGAACAGTTCGCACACTTGATGCAGTGGTATCAGGAAATAAGCAAAAAATCATCTGTTGGTTTTTTCCAAATCGGTGGTGGTACTGCCGGAGATTTTGCCCTGTGTTGTGTGCCTTGTATTCTTCTAGATTTGGGCAAGGAATGTCCCCATTGGGCATATTATGCTCAGATTACTGACTCTACTACATCTTACGGTTCCTATTCTGGCTGTACTCCGAAAGAGAAGATCACTTGGCACAAAGTCACCAAGAACACTCCAAGTTTTGTGATCAATTCCGATGCAACAATTGTTGCTCCATTAATTTTCTCTTACGTTCTTGGAAAGTAA
- a CDS encoding ABC-2 type transport system permease protein, giving the protein MLASTISVHLQQKLLHREFWLQLFLERILPLTIPLLAWKAIFDHAQADSLGGWAENDMIAYYLLVFIIGIFTDIQFHYEMSSMVHMGTLNQWLIRPLTFLETTVSIILSRIVLLLIPALTALLLCLWIFPSVFAELSFASLINAIIVMPLSLVLFSLLSTAVGMCAFWVIKTDSIFALVMLILEFFGGRLLPLDLLPAWLEHISRVLPLRFGISGPVDAILHPQSAALSALLLGQALWSILLFGLVILLWRAGIRRYDAVGG; this is encoded by the coding sequence GTGCTTGCATCCACGATTTCGGTGCACCTGCAGCAGAAACTCCTGCACCGGGAGTTCTGGCTTCAGCTCTTTCTGGAACGCATTCTGCCGCTCACGATCCCTCTGCTCGCATGGAAAGCGATCTTTGATCACGCACAGGCAGATTCCCTCGGCGGATGGGCCGAGAATGACATGATCGCCTACTACCTGCTTGTGTTCATCATCGGGATCTTCACCGATATCCAGTTTCATTACGAGATGAGCTCGATGGTGCACATGGGCACGTTGAACCAGTGGCTCATCCGTCCACTTACGTTTCTCGAAACGACAGTGAGTATCATTCTTTCGCGCATCGTCCTCCTGCTGATCCCTGCGCTCACCGCACTGCTTCTGTGTTTGTGGATCTTCCCCTCTGTCTTTGCGGAGCTCTCATTCGCGTCACTCATCAATGCCATCATCGTAATGCCCCTCTCACTGGTACTCTTCAGCCTCCTCAGTACTGCAGTCGGCATGTGTGCCTTCTGGGTGATCAAAACGGATAGCATTTTTGCTCTGGTCATGCTCATCCTGGAGTTCTTCGGGGGCCGGCTCCTCCCCTTGGATCTGCTCCCTGCTTGGCTCGAGCATATCAGTCGCGTGCTCCCGCTCAGGTTTGGCATCTCCGGCCCGGTGGATGCCATCCTGCATCCACAGTCTGCCGCGCTTTCTGCTCTGCTCCTCGGACAGGCGCTGTGGAGCATCCTTCTCTTTGGCTTAGTCATCCTCCTCTGGCGCGCCGGCATACGGCGCTACGACGCCGTAGGTGGCTGA
- a CDS encoding S-adenosylmethionine decarboxylase SpeH, translated as MPQVFVPTMKEYNSSGAWGMLTSIDVHGCNPATVRSAEAIKLFTQQMCELIDMKRYGETQVVNFGDDPRVHGYSMVQLIETSLVSGHFAEETNSVFLDVFSCKYYDAAKAAAFAAKFFGGKDYSATTLLRGKFEKSSLPDKKQ; from the coding sequence ATGCCACAGGTCTTTGTTCCAACCATGAAGGAATACAATTCCAGCGGTGCCTGGGGGATGCTGACTTCCATCGATGTTCACGGGTGCAATCCCGCAACCGTCCGCAGCGCAGAGGCCATCAAACTGTTTACGCAGCAGATGTGCGAGCTGATCGATATGAAGAGGTACGGCGAGACGCAGGTCGTCAACTTTGGCGATGATCCGCGGGTACACGGGTATTCCATGGTGCAGTTGATCGAAACATCGCTGGTGTCGGGCCACTTTGCCGAAGAGACGAATTCCGTCTTCCTCGATGTGTTCAGCTGCAAGTACTACGATGCTGCCAAGGCCGCCGCGTTCGCTGCAAAGTTTTTCGGCGGTAAGGACTACAGCGCGACCACCCTGCTCCGCGGGAAATTCGAAAAGAGCTCCCTTCCCGATAAAAAGCAGTAG
- a CDS encoding multi-sensor signal transduction histidine kinase, whose amino-acid sequence MIALKTELNFTGESQDESDFPGTDYDVTESPGLLSGNAFIEPTIDDLYQDDWGYVFSSYAPIRDNQGVPSDSIIGIDVDVTQYLNNVFATLIPFTAFIVALFILLGLLTFFLLRIWGSRVDLLKDLDRQKDELISIVSHQLATPVTSVKWYLEMLLDGDSGELNEEQKKQLMTMQGVTEDLVDLVGMILDVSRIQLGRMKVDRGPLDLGTFFTEVLAVIEPKATMKKQQFIKNIPGKLPVASLDKRLMRMTLENLLSNAVKYTPEGGKVELNVTLTDHTLRYEVKDTGCGIPKEDQEKIFGKLFRATNVRNTEGNGLGLFAAKGAAEAQGGKVWFESESGKGTTFTVEVPLEEVKEQE is encoded by the coding sequence ATGATCGCTCTGAAGACAGAATTGAATTTCACCGGTGAATCACAAGATGAGAGTGATTTTCCCGGTACCGATTACGATGTGACCGAATCTCCAGGATTGCTTAGTGGTAATGCGTTCATCGAACCTACGATTGATGATCTTTATCAGGATGACTGGGGTTACGTGTTTTCAAGTTATGCACCTATCCGAGATAACCAAGGGGTGCCTTCCGATTCAATTATTGGTATCGATGTTGATGTAACACAATATCTCAATAATGTCTTTGCCACGCTCATACCTTTTACTGCGTTTATTGTGGCGTTATTCATTCTACTTGGTCTTCTAACTTTCTTCCTCCTTAGGATATGGGGATCGCGTGTGGACCTCCTCAAAGACCTCGACCGCCAAAAAGACGAACTCATCAGTATCGTCAGTCACCAACTGGCAACACCGGTGACCTCGGTGAAGTGGTACCTCGAGATGCTGCTGGATGGAGATTCCGGTGAACTGAACGAGGAACAGAAGAAACAGCTCATGACCATGCAGGGGGTGACAGAGGACCTTGTGGACCTGGTGGGTATGATTCTGGATGTTTCGCGCATTCAGCTGGGCCGCATGAAGGTGGATCGCGGGCCGTTGGATCTGGGCACCTTCTTTACCGAAGTGCTGGCCGTGATCGAGCCCAAGGCGACCATGAAGAAGCAGCAATTCATCAAGAATATCCCGGGCAAGCTGCCCGTGGCGTCGCTGGATAAGCGTCTGATGCGCATGACGCTCGAGAACCTGCTCAGTAATGCCGTCAAATACACGCCGGAGGGCGGAAAGGTGGAGCTGAATGTCACGCTCACAGATCACACGCTCCGCTACGAGGTGAAGGATACGGGTTGCGGCATCCCCAAGGAGGATCAAGAGAAGATCTTCGGCAAGCTCTTCAGGGCCACCAACGTGCGCAATACGGAGGGCAATGGTCTCGGCCTCTTCGCCGCCAAGGGCGCCGCCGAGGCGCAGGGTGGCAAAGTGTGGTTCGAGAGCGAATCGGGTAAAGGCACCACGTTCACCGTGGAAGTGCCGCTTGAGGAGGTGAAGGAGCAGGAGTAA